In a genomic window of Punica granatum isolate Tunisia-2019 chromosome 6, ASM765513v2, whole genome shotgun sequence:
- the LOC116211916 gene encoding uncharacterized protein LOC116211916 — protein sequence MEANVCDVNQLDADVLLPPRKRLLAGLKKQSCDADCSLNGSFTASPSSPSMFDARLNNLLSSHTNNPDLSPEEIAEASRTAAEAATRAARAARATAEEKAAIAARAVAAAKSALDLVASFSEDAASKDSYLRKNKLKKHVHVNSLYKKYRPVENCKTDEELARKLHRVINSSPRISKISSSSGSRGHKHKKLRISFPQDKIRVSDEDTESERERDSPKCNGQSVSGDAGPDDSPSERGIKYIKPFGQSEMENGESSHSKEKLLPGDASPNGKRRGRVKLKKLPLSNCAFRDETTGTKSYPVSEPRTGNGLFSNGSSSDSLPLQLETAAAPIWKCQDFHAPTCVKQNKVAQS from the coding sequence ATGGAGGCTAATGTATGCGATGTCAATCAACTGGATGCTGATGTCCTCCTGCCGCCGCGGAAGCGTCTCCTTGCAGGGTTGAAGAAGCAGAGCTGTGACGCGGATTGCTCCCTGAATGGGTCTTTTACTGCCTCCCCATCGTCTCCTAGCATGTTTGATGCCCGCCTGAATAATCTGCTGAGTTCCCACACAAAtaaccccgatctctcacctGAGGAAATCGCGGAGGCTTCGAGAACAGCTGCTGAGGCGGCCACAAGAGCTGCAAGGGCCGCGAGAGCCACTGCTGAGGAGAAGGCTGCTATTGCTGCGAGGGCTGTGGCCGCTGCCAAGAGTGCCCTAGATTTGGTTGCCTCATTTTCAGAGGATGCGGCAAGTAAGGACAGTTACCTGAGAAAGAACAAGCTTAAGAAACATGTACATGTAAACTCTCTGTACAAAAAGTATAGGCCGGTGGAAAATTGTAAGACGGATGAAGAGCTGGCGAGAAAGCTCCACCGAGTCATCAATAGCTCCCCGAGGATCTCAAAGATTTCATCTAGTTCCGGTTCCAGGGGCCATAAGCACAAGAAGCTGAGGATCTCGTTTCCCCAAGATAAGATTAGAGTTTCCGATGAGGACACAGAgtcagaaagagagagagattctcCCAAGTGTAACGGGCAGTCCGTCTCTGGTGATGCAGGGCCTGATGATTCGCCCAGCGAGAGGGGAATCAAATATATTAAGCCTTTTGGGCAGTCGGAAATGGAGAATGGGGAGTCGAGCCACTCAAAGGAGAAATTATTACCAGGCGATGCATCGCCAAACGGTAAGAGGAGGGGGAGAGTGAAGCTAAAGAAGTTGCCCTTAAGCAATTGTGCCTTCAGGGACGAGACAACGGGCACTAAAAGCTATCCAGTGAGTGAACCCAGGACAGGAAATGGCTTGTTTTCTAATGGAAGCTCTAGCGATAGTTTGCCCCTGCAATTAGAGACAGCAGCGGCACCAATTTGGAAGTGCCAGGACTTTCATGCACCTACCTGCGTGAAGCAAAATAAAGTTGCACAGTCGTAA